AAAAGCACGTCAAAGGGGAAggtggaggaggaagaagaggaggcgGAATCagaagagggagaagaagaagaagaagaagaggaggagaaagGATCTTCGGGGAAGAAGCAGGGAGGAAAATCATCAAGTGAAGATGAGAAAGGAACAATAGAAATGAGGGGCCCCGAACAGAGGGTTGAGTCCTTCCCCTCATAATTTATGTTTGCATATTCACGTGTGCTTGCTTTGACCAATCAAGTCTgaactttaatttatttgtgTGCAGAGGCAATATTATGAACGAGAGATGGAGAAAATAGTCATACGTACAAACCCCTTGGGTAAAGATAGGAACTACAACAGGTACTGGTGGTTCAGAAGTAATGGGAGGATATTTGTTGAGGATTCTGATTGCAAAGAATGGGGCTATTATACCTCCAAGGAAGAGGTATTTTTTCAAGCCACATGGTTTAGTTCCTTGTTTGATCATTTGATTGCATAGATCTTGTTCAAATTTGTGTGTCTGTTTCTTGAAATCCAGCTTGATGCGCTGATGGGATCACTAAACCGTAAAGGAGAGAGGGAACTGTCATTACATATACAGCTAGAGAAATTCTATGACAGGATATGGTCAGTTTAGAGCTTCTCACTTCTATTTTTGCATTATTAAATCTTTGTTCAATCCTCACTTTGATGCACTTGTCTCATGGCTTTGAATCCCGTTTATGACTTGTGATATACAGCTCTTCACTACAAAAGAGGGCCAAGGACATAGCTCACAACATAGAAATGGAAGAAGCAGGGGTTAGGAGATCTAGTCGTGTAAAAGCTCCAGTTCATGAAAATCCAGCTAGTGCCTTCCAGAGATATGTTAACAAGTGGAAAGAGGACTAAACATAGCAGAAATCGATTTTTCATAAGAAAATCTTTTGCAGCTGCAGCCGTTTAGGAGCtttgtcttgtttcttttttttttttttctggttccTTTAGGATGATTGGTAGGAGCCGTACAACTTACAAAAAAGGATAGTCTTATGGTATGGGAAAGATGGTgttggttttttgttttttttctgttgccattcatcatcttctatGACATACACTTTGCCGGCTAAATAGAAGTTTCTTTACTATCCCCAATATGCTgtcatttgttttctttgttttgagtttttattttattttggtatgaGCAAGGAATGCAGTTCTATGTCAACATCATCTTCCGCTTATGTTACTTTGGCCAGTTACCATAAGAAGTTAGGTTTCATAGGTTATTTCATGTGTTGAGGGAATAACAAGAAGAGAGTCAAGAGACCATATGAATTTCGATGACATAGCATCTTTGTTTTAGCTCGAAAAAAGCTCTCAATTAAAGTGTAACTcaggattttttttaataaatagtaaattaaagTGTTGCAAAAATATAAGAACAGTTCGtacatcaaaaataaataaagttcaaAACAACAACATACCATTCAGATAAAATCTATCTACCTGGAacgataattttttttccctGGTCTCTTGTCAAAACCGGGAGCGACATTAAGACCAGGAACGTTTTTGAGACCCATCTTGCCAATAACATTTATAGGGATAGCTGGAGGGGTGTTGAGTCCCATACTCCGGCTAAACTCATTGGCTAACTCCACTAGTCTGGTTGTGTCTCTTGCAATCTTCTTCTGAGATTTGTAGTAACCCAACCATGCCTGATATGCCGCCTCCTTGTTCGTCATTTCCACTTGGCTAAGCGCTTTCTGCACCTGAATCCAACAAGTTTCTCACACCCATCAGCACCACAGCACCCGCTAAAGTCACATTgtgaatatacatatatacagaTTCATTTACAGTTTATAACACTCCCAGTTGGTAGAAACCAAGGCTTGTCAAGTTCATTAGAGTAACAATTCAAGCCCCTTCGCTGTATCATCTGAAAAAAGCTTACCTTCTTCACAGCATCATGATCTATCGGCGGCAAAGTAGACTTGGTGATGGGCAAGTCTTTGACAGATGACAGAAAGTACTCTTCCCAAGGTGCCAACAAAAGTACACCTTCCCCTTCCTTACCTTTCCTCCCGGTTCTGCCAAGTCTATGTATGTATTGTTCTCTGTCTGATGGCAACCCCATCTGCATATACACACGACAACAACTTCAGTGGAAAAGCTTACTTTGTAGTTGCGGGTCAATTCCATGATAATGGGAAAACTAAAGTATGATTTGTTTTACCTGTACGACTAGTGAGACATCAGGGTAATCTACACCACGAGCAGATACATCAGATGTTACAAGGATAATACGCTTGGACTTGCGGAACTCATCAGAAACTCTGGTTCTGTAACTCTGAGGTTTTCTAGAGTGGATCTCTCTGACGTTCAGGCTTAGTTTACCAAGCAGATCAGCCACCAATCTTGTAACCATAGCAGTTGTACAGAAAATAATCGCCTGCAACAACAAGGAGATGTGTTGTCAGATGAGGAGTATATTGCTGACTCACAACAATTGCCCTAGAGAAACAGTTTTACCTTATAGTCTGAATTATCCGCGATGTGTTTTTTAAGGAGCGCATATAGAAGCGAGAAATGTCTATCCAGTGATGCAATCATGTACATTTGTGTGACCTGTGAGATATATAACAGATATGATAAACTGAATAACATCCAATCATATGGCAGGATATTCATTTAAATGAGCCTCAAAAAAATTTACCTTTTGATGAGTCTCCCCACTACCCTCTTGAACGCAATTGACGAACTCATGATCTTGTTTCAAAGCAACATGACATATTTGGCGGACCTTgacaccaaacaaaaaaataattcaagatTCCAACGCAAAAAGTGAGGGAGTACAAGACACTGATACTTACCTCATCAGGTACCGTggcagaaaataaaaaagtttgtcTCTGCTTAGGAACAGCGGCAATTATCCTCTCAATATCTCTTCGGAAACCCATGTCCAAGAGATGATCAGCTTCATCAAGAACCAGGACTTTCACACCTTTCAACCTAGTTGCGAATCCAGAAGTGTTGTCGATATGGTCTATGAGCCTTCCAGGTGTAGCCACAAGAATCTGAGAGTGTTCAAATATGtgattattaaacaaaatatggAGACACAACTCACTGAGACAACAATCCTAACATGGACAGGAACATACATTCTCGCCTCATCAAATCGTAATCTATCATTTCTACAAATCAATTGGAAAAGAAATATGCAACTCCATTGGTAATATGTTCAATCTTAGAGACTAAAATAAGTGCAATATTTTCTCAGAATTA
The sequence above is drawn from the Raphanus sativus cultivar WK10039 chromosome 7, ASM80110v3, whole genome shotgun sequence genome and encodes:
- the LOC108817827 gene encoding DEAD-box ATP-dependent RNA helicase 25, whose translation is MTPDGPKSSSKRREIRAKHVKKLSSGEKDESENKRVPKREREGKSVEEDEPLIKKAASTIAVETADNKPKTSDSYLSKTRFDQFPLSPLSLKGIQDAGFKTMTVVQEATLPIILKGKDVLAKAKTGTGKTVAFLLPSIEAVIKSPPVSRDNRHPPIIVLVVCPTRELACQAAAEANILLKYHSSIGVEVVIGGTKLPAEQRRMQKHPCQILVATPGRLIDHIDNTSGFATRLKGVKVLVLDEADHLLDMGFRRDIERIIAAVPKQRQTFLFSATVPDEVRQICHVALKQDHEFVNCVQEGSGETHQKVTQMYMIASLDRHFSLLYALLKKHIADNSDYKAIIFCTTAMVTRLVADLLGKLSLNVREIHSRKPQSYRTRVSDEFRKSKRIILVTSDVSARGVDYPDVSLVVQMGLPSDREQYIHRLGRTGRKGKEGEGVLLLAPWEEYFLSSVKDLPITKSTLPPIDHDAVKKVQKALSQVEMTNKEAAYQAWLGYYKSQKKIARDTTRLVELANEFSRSMGLNTPPAIPINVIGKMGLKNVPGLNVAPGFDKRPGKKNYRSR